The proteins below come from a single Arthrobacter sp. B1I2 genomic window:
- a CDS encoding anti-sigma factor family protein, translated as MNTNPHHLLGAYVLGGLEPADLALFEAHLQDCGTCRKELAVLEKVPMLLDSLPVPAAVALAGIPGGSEAPAAGVPARLFNELAHRRRTVRRRWAALAGAVAAACLAVGLAVGPLLVRPAQPDAAYSVASGGGLQVNIDMARKTWGTELAVSGSSLPAEGTLSLWVRDRAGGEDRACAWTATPSGKVKVTGATPIQLGSISSVELRDGAQRAVAVITVP; from the coding sequence GTGAACACCAACCCGCACCACCTGCTGGGCGCCTACGTGCTGGGCGGCCTCGAACCTGCCGACCTAGCCCTCTTCGAGGCGCACCTCCAGGACTGCGGCACCTGCCGGAAGGAACTGGCGGTGCTGGAGAAGGTACCCATGCTCCTCGACTCCCTTCCCGTCCCTGCCGCCGTGGCGCTCGCTGGCATTCCCGGCGGCAGCGAAGCGCCCGCAGCGGGCGTCCCGGCCCGCCTTTTCAACGAACTGGCACACCGCCGTCGGACAGTACGACGGCGGTGGGCAGCGCTGGCGGGCGCCGTTGCCGCTGCCTGCCTGGCCGTGGGACTGGCGGTGGGGCCCCTGCTCGTCAGGCCGGCGCAGCCGGACGCCGCCTACTCCGTGGCGTCCGGGGGAGGGCTGCAGGTCAACATCGACATGGCACGTAAGACGTGGGGAACCGAGCTGGCGGTGAGCGGCAGCAGCCTCCCGGCGGAGGGCACGCTCTCGCTGTGGGTGCGTGACCGTGCCGGCGGGGAGGACCGGGCCTGCGCCTGGACGGCCACCCCCAGCGGAAAGGTCAAGGTCACCGGGGCAACGCCCATCCAGCTGGGCAGCATCTCCAGCGTGGAGCTGCGCGACGGCGCCCAGCGGGCCGTGGCGGTCATCACGGTCCCCTAG
- a CDS encoding RNA polymerase sigma factor — MEEPLVLDTLVQEEIDIFDNATGTDPAALFAAAYRIFAGPVQGYLKARGLDDPEAVTQDVFLAFYPRIGNLTGGLQGAKSLIFSIAHARMVDHYRRLERRPQLTPYDPQQDGRTSPSAEDDAVELTGGASAMLEGLSGEHQEVLALRVVADLSIDQVATIMGKSAGAIKQLQRRALQNLKAQTLKRNQANHE, encoded by the coding sequence ATGGAGGAGCCGCTGGTGCTAGACACTTTGGTTCAAGAAGAGATCGACATATTCGACAACGCAACCGGAACAGATCCGGCCGCGTTGTTCGCGGCTGCCTATCGAATTTTTGCGGGCCCGGTGCAGGGGTACCTCAAGGCGAGGGGACTGGATGATCCCGAAGCTGTCACCCAGGATGTCTTCCTGGCCTTCTATCCCCGAATCGGCAACCTCACCGGCGGCCTTCAAGGCGCCAAGTCACTGATCTTTTCTATCGCCCACGCCCGCATGGTGGACCACTACCGCCGGCTGGAGCGCAGGCCACAGCTGACACCGTACGACCCCCAGCAGGACGGCCGCACCTCACCGTCCGCCGAGGACGACGCCGTGGAACTGACCGGCGGAGCCTCGGCCATGCTGGAAGGGCTCAGCGGCGAACACCAGGAAGTCCTGGCCCTGCGCGTCGTGGCGGACCTGTCCATTGACCAAGTGGCCACCATCATGGGCAAGAGCGCCGGAGCAATCAAGCAGCTCCAGCGCCGGGCCCTGCAGAACCTCAAGGCACAAACGCTCAAGAGAAACCAGGCGAATCATGAGTGA
- a CDS encoding MFS transporter, translated as MTDAMDAGAREQRRREVSGEVRGGAGTDSSVVDLSNLVDAEIDELPAAEPTRVGSRRALAYLGVCLVLIGLNLRSVFSSLSAVLPEVTSQAALPGWSVVVLTTVPVTLLGVFAPIAPVLARRFGAERVLLGAMALLTAGLLLRPVDTGAAGGAGHLPALLVGTAACGAAIALCNVLLPGLVKRDFPHRLGLMGGLYTTAICASAALGAGFTYPVYTATGEWTKALWVWAVPAAVVLLLFLPVAVRQGSVRHQSIRDGVNVWRSPVAWQVTLFMVLQAMMSFSGFAWLAPILRERGVDGATAGLIVAVCIVLQMLGSLFAPALAARLRDQRAINTVVALMTGGGFVLSILGPLDLIWVWAGLLGLGQGSLTACALTLIMLRTRDGHTAAHLSGMMQGVGYGVGSTGTLMVGQLHQATGSFVPAGILFTVVGLLAAVFGYRSGRNRYVG; from the coding sequence ATGACGGACGCGATGGATGCCGGGGCAAGGGAGCAGCGGCGAAGGGAAGTCTCCGGGGAGGTCCGGGGAGGGGCCGGGACGGACAGCAGCGTGGTGGACCTCAGCAATCTGGTGGACGCCGAAATCGATGAGCTGCCGGCAGCGGAACCCACGCGGGTTGGCAGCCGGCGTGCTCTGGCCTACCTGGGCGTGTGCCTGGTCCTGATCGGCCTGAACCTGCGCAGCGTCTTTTCCAGCCTCTCTGCGGTCCTGCCGGAGGTGACCTCCCAGGCGGCGCTGCCCGGCTGGTCCGTGGTGGTGCTGACCACGGTTCCCGTGACGCTGCTGGGTGTCTTCGCCCCGATCGCCCCGGTTCTTGCCCGCCGGTTCGGCGCGGAGCGGGTGCTGCTGGGGGCCATGGCCTTGCTGACCGCGGGGCTGCTGCTGCGGCCGGTGGATACCGGTGCGGCCGGCGGCGCCGGCCACCTGCCTGCCCTCCTGGTGGGCACGGCAGCCTGCGGCGCGGCGATCGCGCTGTGCAACGTGCTTCTCCCGGGCCTTGTGAAGCGCGACTTCCCCCACCGGCTGGGGCTCATGGGCGGCCTCTACACCACCGCCATCTGTGCCTCCGCCGCGCTCGGAGCCGGCTTCACCTACCCGGTCTACACGGCGACGGGGGAGTGGACCAAGGCGCTGTGGGTCTGGGCGGTGCCCGCCGCCGTCGTCCTTCTCTTGTTCCTTCCCGTCGCCGTTCGGCAGGGGAGCGTCCGGCACCAGTCGATCAGGGACGGGGTCAATGTGTGGCGCTCACCGGTTGCCTGGCAAGTGACCCTCTTCATGGTGCTGCAGGCCATGATGTCCTTCAGCGGGTTCGCCTGGCTGGCGCCCATCCTTCGCGAGAGAGGCGTTGACGGGGCAACCGCGGGGCTGATCGTTGCGGTGTGCATCGTGCTGCAGATGCTCGGTTCCCTGTTCGCGCCCGCGCTGGCCGCCAGGTTGCGGGACCAGCGCGCCATCAACACGGTGGTGGCGCTGATGACCGGCGGCGGGTTCGTATTGAGCATCCTGGGCCCGCTGGACCTGATCTGGGTGTGGGCCGGACTGCTGGGGCTGGGACAGGGAAGCCTCACGGCCTGTGCACTGACCCTGATCATGCTCCGCACCCGCGACGGCCACACCGCGGCCCACCTGTCCGGCATGATGCAGGGGGTGGGCTACGGGGTGGGGTCCACGGGGACGCTTATGGTGGGGCAGCTGCATCAGGCCACCGGGTCCTTCGTTCCCGCCGGAATCCTGTTCACGGTGGTCGGCCTGCTCGCGGCGGTCTTCGGTTACCGCTCCGGCCGCAACCGGTACGTGGGCTAG
- a CDS encoding DUF1206 domain-containing protein, producing the protein MKQVVDKAEDATNSQALEILARSGFAVSGILHLLVGAIAVRLAMGGTGHADFSGAVAELATMPVGPFLLWGSFAACTALSLWQAGDALFDFNHQATKRKIKNKAKATLQAIVYAVLALTLWHFAMGTGNGDDNRKATSDFTISMMEAPGGVALLVLTGLAVAVTGVVYGIRGPKKTFEKQLRMPAPGPARTAVTALGVAGYLAKGTVLLLAGLLIVVATLKEHPEDSTGLDGGLRALRDQPLGPYLLAAVGAGLICYGAYMIMRARLAKMTK; encoded by the coding sequence TTGAAGCAGGTCGTTGACAAGGCCGAGGACGCCACGAATTCGCAGGCACTCGAGATTCTGGCCCGGTCCGGCTTTGCAGTCAGCGGCATCCTGCACCTGCTGGTGGGTGCCATCGCCGTGCGGCTGGCCATGGGCGGCACCGGCCATGCCGACTTCAGCGGCGCGGTGGCCGAACTGGCCACCATGCCTGTTGGCCCGTTCCTGCTGTGGGGCAGCTTCGCCGCCTGCACAGCGTTGTCGCTCTGGCAGGCCGGCGACGCCCTCTTCGACTTCAACCACCAGGCGACCAAGAGAAAGATCAAGAACAAGGCCAAGGCGACCTTGCAGGCGATCGTGTACGCCGTCCTTGCCCTCACCTTGTGGCACTTTGCAATGGGCACCGGCAATGGCGATGACAACCGCAAGGCCACCAGCGACTTCACCATTTCCATGATGGAGGCACCGGGCGGGGTGGCGCTGCTCGTCCTGACCGGCCTGGCAGTGGCGGTCACGGGGGTGGTGTACGGCATCCGAGGGCCGAAGAAGACCTTCGAGAAACAGTTACGGATGCCGGCCCCCGGACCGGCCAGGACTGCTGTGACAGCCCTGGGGGTGGCCGGCTACCTGGCCAAGGGGACGGTACTGCTGCTGGCCGGCCTGCTCATCGTCGTCGCCACGCTCAAGGAGCATCCAGAGGATTCCACCGGACTGGACGGCGGCCTGCGCGCCCTCCGCGACCAGCCCCTGGGCCCGTATCTCCTGGCTGCGGTGGGAGCCGGGCTGATCTGCTACGGCGCGTACATGATCATGCGCGCCCGGCTGGCCAAGATGACCAAGTAG
- a CDS encoding SRPBCC family protein, translating into MPQVRAERFIRIDPETAFAFSQTTGNFRLKWDPFISAQGFLDGADAPGKGVRTRTRSRLGLAMVSQYVSYSPPRNVGMTMVSGPWFFTNFGGGWRFTADDGGTRAVWKYTFSCRPALLRPVMERIGSWLLGYEIERRIQAFARACEDEALVAEFRALKP; encoded by the coding sequence ATGCCCCAGGTACGTGCCGAACGCTTCATCCGCATCGATCCGGAGACTGCCTTCGCCTTCTCCCAGACCACAGGCAACTTCCGGCTTAAGTGGGACCCCTTCATTTCTGCCCAAGGCTTCCTTGACGGAGCGGACGCGCCGGGAAAAGGGGTCCGCACCCGCACCCGGTCGCGGCTTGGCCTGGCCATGGTGAGCCAGTACGTCTCCTACTCGCCGCCCCGGAACGTGGGCATGACCATGGTGTCCGGGCCGTGGTTCTTCACGAACTTCGGCGGTGGCTGGCGTTTCACCGCGGACGACGGCGGCACCCGGGCAGTCTGGAAGTACACCTTTTCATGCCGTCCGGCTTTGCTCCGGCCCGTAATGGAGCGGATCGGCAGTTGGCTGCTTGGCTACGAGATCGAGCGGCGGATCCAGGCCTTCGCCCGCGCCTGCGAGGACGAGGCGCTGGTGGCGGAGTTCAGGGCACTTAAACCCTAG
- a CDS encoding COG4315 family predicted lipoprotein — translation MKHHLGPGLAILALAAALTGCGNSTGTAPAASSPAAGAGSSASSATSSGASSSSASPTSASSSQAGAAVDLKTASSSAGNIVVDAKGMSLYFFTKDTKDSGTSACTGSCLVQWPPLTTTSGSPTAEGVGGKLGTITNPDGKKQVTLNGMPLYYFVKDTKPGDVLGQGVGGVWYLSDPSGAMIKAAGQGY, via the coding sequence ATGAAGCACCATCTCGGGCCAGGCCTTGCCATCCTGGCCCTGGCGGCAGCCCTCACCGGCTGCGGCAACAGCACCGGCACAGCGCCGGCGGCCTCCAGTCCGGCCGCGGGAGCCGGCAGCAGCGCATCCAGCGCCACTTCTTCGGGCGCATCTTCGTCCAGTGCCTCCCCCACCTCGGCGTCATCGTCGCAGGCGGGCGCCGCCGTCGACCTCAAAACCGCGTCCTCATCGGCAGGGAACATTGTGGTGGACGCGAAGGGAATGAGCCTCTACTTCTTCACCAAGGACACCAAGGACTCCGGCACCAGCGCCTGCACCGGCTCCTGCCTGGTCCAGTGGCCGCCGCTGACCACCACCTCGGGTTCGCCCACGGCAGAGGGTGTGGGCGGGAAACTGGGCACCATCACCAACCCTGACGGGAAAAAGCAGGTGACGCTGAACGGCATGCCCCTCTATTACTTTGTGAAGGACACCAAGCCGGGCGACGTCCTGGGCCAGGGCGTCGGCGGCGTCTGGTACCTGTCGGACCCGTCGGGCGCGATGATCAAGGCAGCCGGCCAGGGCTACTAG
- the trmB gene encoding tRNA (guanosine(46)-N7)-methyltransferase TrmB produces MSESPENPQQPHVPRPVTPGTQASFGTYGGRPVSFVRRGTRLQGRRQAAWAEHAERWAVNVPRHVANTSVHPDYTFDAAAEFGRKAPLIVEIGSGLGDAICHAAEQNPDTNFLAVEVYTPGLANTIIKINSRGLDNVRVVEANAPEVLATMLPEGSVSELWVFFPDPWHKSRHHKRRLIQPEFAGLAARALKPGGLFRIATDWSNYAVHVRDVLAGSEEFENLHTGERRGPESPLTQVWQSGVESVVGGAPVREGRAPVSTEHTGPNEGVDETGGWAPRFEGRIRTSFEAKAHEAGRLIFDLCYRRR; encoded by the coding sequence ATGAGCGAATCCCCTGAAAACCCCCAGCAGCCGCATGTCCCCAGGCCTGTCACGCCCGGAACCCAGGCCTCCTTCGGCACCTACGGCGGCCGCCCTGTCAGCTTCGTGCGCCGCGGCACCCGGCTGCAGGGCCGGCGGCAGGCGGCCTGGGCCGAGCACGCCGAGCGCTGGGCCGTCAACGTTCCGCGGCACGTCGCCAACACCTCGGTCCACCCCGACTACACCTTTGACGCGGCGGCCGAGTTCGGCCGTAAGGCCCCGCTCATCGTCGAGATCGGCTCCGGCCTTGGCGACGCCATCTGCCATGCGGCGGAACAGAACCCGGACACCAATTTCCTGGCCGTGGAGGTCTACACCCCGGGGCTGGCCAACACCATCATCAAGATCAACAGCCGCGGCCTGGACAACGTCCGGGTGGTGGAGGCAAACGCCCCGGAAGTACTGGCCACCATGCTGCCCGAAGGATCGGTCAGCGAACTCTGGGTCTTTTTCCCGGACCCCTGGCACAAGTCGCGGCACCATAAGCGCCGCCTCATCCAGCCTGAGTTCGCCGGCCTGGCGGCCCGGGCGCTGAAGCCGGGCGGGCTGTTCCGGATCGCCACCGACTGGTCCAACTATGCCGTCCACGTGCGGGACGTCCTGGCGGGCTCGGAGGAGTTTGAGAACCTGCATACCGGCGAGCGCCGCGGGCCGGAAAGCCCCCTGACGCAGGTGTGGCAGTCCGGTGTCGAATCGGTGGTGGGCGGGGCCCCCGTCCGTGAGGGACGCGCACCCGTGAGCACAGAGCACACCGGGCCCAACGAAGGCGTAGACGAAACGGGCGGCTGGGCCCCCCGCTTCGAGGGCAGGATCAGGACCAGCTTCGAGGCGAAGGCCCACGAGGCAGGGCGGCTGATTTTCGATCTCTGCTATCGCCGCCGCTGA
- a CDS encoding sigma-70 family RNA polymerase sigma factor gives MPLDDDVVEAIYREHGSALRRFVLSATRDPQLAEDVVQETVLRVWQHAPDVNGSFRSYLYRTARNIMIDNYRRSQRRPQEALGSGLTDPAEVMGRVDEMLNRVLMEEALLRLSKEHRDVLVALHYRRFTVNEAAVQLNVPSGTVKSRAFYALRALRTILDEMGVER, from the coding sequence ATGCCGCTCGATGATGACGTGGTGGAGGCCATCTACCGTGAACACGGCAGCGCCCTGCGCCGTTTCGTGCTCAGCGCCACCCGGGATCCGCAACTCGCTGAGGACGTGGTCCAGGAAACCGTGCTCCGCGTCTGGCAGCACGCCCCGGACGTCAACGGCAGTTTCCGCAGTTATCTGTATCGCACGGCCAGGAACATCATGATCGACAATTACCGCCGGAGCCAGCGCCGCCCGCAGGAGGCGCTGGGGAGCGGCCTCACCGACCCCGCCGAGGTGATGGGACGCGTTGACGAGATGCTCAACCGGGTCCTGATGGAGGAAGCGCTGCTGCGGCTGAGCAAGGAACACCGGGACGTCCTGGTGGCCCTGCATTACCGCCGGTTCACGGTCAACGAGGCAGCCGTCCAGCTCAACGTCCCCAGCGGAACGGTCAAATCCCGCGCCTTTTACGCCCTCCGGGCACTGCGCACCATCCTGGACGAAATGGGGGTGGAACGGTGA